The following are from one region of the Paenibacillus bovis genome:
- a CDS encoding response regulator — MNKIKILLADDHDMVRMGLKTYLMLEEQFEVIAEAAHGQQVIDLLDQMDTDDMPDLILMDMMMPIMNGVEATRCILKDYPHLKIVILTSFLEDDMVVEAIEAGAVSYILKTVSAEELIYALQGASRGMPVMTGDISQALTRGIRQRSSAQEESSDLTGREREVLMLIAEGLSNKEIAEELHISIKTVKTHVSNLLMKCELEDRTQLAIFAHRKGWVTQY, encoded by the coding sequence ATGAACAAGATCAAAATATTGTTGGCTGACGATCATGATATGGTACGGATGGGTCTCAAAACATATCTGATGCTGGAAGAGCAATTTGAAGTGATCGCTGAAGCAGCGCATGGACAGCAAGTTATTGATTTGCTGGATCAAATGGATACGGATGATATGCCTGATCTGATCCTGATGGATATGATGATGCCGATCATGAATGGTGTAGAAGCGACGCGCTGCATCCTCAAAGACTATCCTCATCTCAAAATCGTGATTCTGACCAGCTTTTTGGAAGATGATATGGTCGTAGAGGCGATTGAAGCAGGAGCCGTCAGCTATATTCTGAAAACCGTTTCTGCCGAAGAACTGATCTATGCTCTTCAGGGAGCCAGCCGGGGAATGCCAGTGATGACAGGAGATATCTCTCAGGCACTTACCCGTGGTATCCGTCAGCGCAGTTCGGCGCAGGAGGAATCCTCCGATCTGACCGGCCGTGAACGGGAAGTACTTATGCTGATCGCAGAAGGACTCAGCAACAAGGAAATTGCAGAGGAATTACATATTAGTATCAAAACCGTCAAAACACATGTCAGCAATCTGCTGATGAAATGCGAACTGGAAGATCGTACCCAGCTGGCGATCTTTGCTCATCGCAAAGGCTGGGTTACTCAATATTGA
- a CDS encoding S1C family serine protease: MEDKNRNEMNNGSELNGQNHNTTNSNEAGTDNGQSHYYSYGPFQSFNKDKEQPAEVQLDAAPEARDVEVTPPQPVRPVYSSAPGSNPDPLNNIHNNYNGNGYNGNGGDAGNRKPAQFQYSKPKSPVKTVVASVLAGMIVMTAGMYGADRANLFTPDAPAASSSSTTTTATTPPSSGITQAALPAGSADVADVAKKASPAVVKIETYSNSRSSSSGNGSNPYSDPMFRFFFGDQGDGRGGNGGGSGGSGNGGSGNGSSGSLTPLGIGSGFIFDKSGYILTNAHVVGEADVIQVTLENNKTPYEAKLMGKSDDLDLAVLKIEPTEGETDFPYISLGNSDDMTIGSWVVAIGNPQGFDHTVTAGVLSAREREITASDASNGQSTNYQHLLQTDASINPGNSGGPLLNMNGQVIGINTAVSEGAQGIGFAIPSNVVSQVVDKLKNGKEIPATPVPFIGASLMTLTPEISQQLGIDTTSGSVVTEVLYRSPAYQADLRSYDVITGINGTNYSNSQDLIAAIQKLAVGDTVTLNIIRDGKSSQVKVKIGDRNNYENTMNNSGSGSGQ, translated from the coding sequence ATGGAAGACAAGAACAGAAATGAAATGAATAACGGCTCCGAGCTTAACGGCCAAAACCATAATACAACCAACTCCAACGAAGCGGGAACCGACAATGGACAATCACACTATTATTCCTACGGCCCTTTCCAATCGTTTAACAAAGACAAAGAACAACCGGCAGAAGTTCAACTGGATGCAGCCCCGGAAGCAAGAGATGTAGAGGTTACTCCTCCTCAGCCGGTACGGCCCGTCTACAGCTCCGCTCCGGGCAGCAATCCGGATCCACTCAATAATATCCACAATAACTATAATGGCAATGGCTACAACGGTAATGGCGGAGATGCCGGCAATCGCAAGCCAGCCCAATTTCAATACAGCAAACCTAAAAGTCCTGTTAAAACGGTAGTCGCTTCCGTACTGGCAGGGATGATCGTCATGACTGCAGGAATGTATGGAGCGGATCGTGCCAATCTGTTTACTCCGGATGCACCGGCAGCGAGCAGCAGCTCCACTACAACTACAGCAACTACCCCACCAAGCAGCGGTATTACACAGGCAGCTCTTCCGGCAGGTTCTGCCGATGTCGCCGACGTCGCCAAAAAAGCGAGCCCGGCTGTTGTCAAAATCGAGACCTACTCCAATTCACGCTCAAGCAGCAGTGGTAACGGCAGCAATCCGTACAGCGATCCTATGTTCCGTTTCTTCTTTGGTGACCAGGGTGACGGTCGCGGCGGTAATGGCGGCGGCTCCGGGGGCAGTGGAAACGGCGGCAGCGGCAACGGATCTTCCGGTTCGCTTACACCACTGGGTATTGGATCTGGCTTTATTTTCGACAAATCCGGTTATATCCTGACCAATGCTCACGTTGTTGGCGAAGCAGATGTCATCCAAGTCACGCTGGAAAATAACAAAACTCCTTATGAAGCCAAACTGATGGGTAAAAGTGATGATCTCGATCTGGCTGTGCTGAAAATCGAGCCAACCGAAGGCGAGACCGATTTCCCGTATATCTCTCTTGGCAATTCGGACGATATGACAATCGGCAGCTGGGTAGTAGCTATTGGTAACCCGCAAGGATTCGACCATACTGTTACTGCAGGTGTGCTGAGTGCAAGAGAACGTGAAATCACGGCATCGGATGCTTCCAATGGTCAGTCGACAAACTACCAGCATCTGCTGCAAACAGACGCGTCTATTAACCCTGGTAACTCCGGTGGACCACTGCTCAATATGAACGGTCAGGTGATCGGTATCAATACCGCGGTAAGTGAAGGCGCGCAGGGTATCGGTTTTGCGATTCCATCAAATGTAGTGTCTCAGGTTGTCGACAAACTGAAAAATGGCAAAGAAATTCCGGCTACCCCGGTTCCATTTATCGGTGCTTCGCTGATGACACTGACTCCGGAGATTTCCCAGCAGCTGGGTATCGATACAACCAGTGGTTCCGTGGTAACCGAAGTGCTGTACAGATCTCCTGCCTACCAGGCGGATCTGCGCTCTTATGATGTTATTACCGGCATCAATGGTACCAATTATTCCAACAGTCAGGATCTGATTGCAGCTATTCAGAAGCTGGCTGTAGGCGATACCGTGACATTGAATATTATTCGCGACGGTAAATCGTCCCAGGTTAAAGTGAAAATTGGCGACCGCAATAACTACGAGAATACCATGAACAATTCCGGCTCTGGCAGCGGACAATAA
- a CDS encoding response regulator transcription factor produces MRPTILIIDDDEKIISMLRRGLAFEGYEVLTASNGAEGLNKMLENDPALMVLDVMMPQVDGFEVCRRVREAGSSVPILMLTAKDEVENRVKGLDAGADDYLVKPFALEELLARVRALLRRKPDTNNSGNSRLTYEDLSLDPDAREVMRDGQRLELTAKEFELLHLFMQNPKRVLSRDLIMDKIWGYDYSGESNVLEVYIAMLRQKTEEYGGKRLIQTIRGAGYILRSNS; encoded by the coding sequence ATGAGACCGACTATTCTAATTATTGACGACGACGAGAAAATTATTTCCATGCTCCGCCGGGGCCTGGCTTTTGAAGGCTATGAAGTACTGACGGCATCCAATGGTGCCGAGGGATTAAATAAAATGCTGGAAAATGATCCGGCACTGATGGTACTGGACGTGATGATGCCGCAAGTAGATGGATTCGAAGTATGCCGCCGTGTCCGGGAAGCCGGCAGTTCGGTGCCTATTCTAATGCTGACAGCCAAGGATGAAGTAGAGAATCGGGTCAAAGGTCTGGATGCCGGAGCCGATGATTATCTGGTCAAACCATTTGCGCTGGAAGAATTGCTCGCACGGGTACGCGCACTGCTGCGCCGCAAACCAGATACCAATAATTCCGGCAACAGCCGTTTGACGTACGAAGATCTGAGTCTTGATCCGGATGCACGCGAAGTGATGCGTGATGGGCAGCGGCTGGAACTGACTGCCAAGGAGTTTGAACTGCTGCATCTGTTTATGCAGAATCCGAAGCGTGTATTATCGCGTGATCTGATTATGGATAAAATATGGGGCTATGACTACAGCGGCGAGTCCAATGTGCTGGAAGTCTATATTGCCATGCTGCGCCAGAAAACGGAAGAGTACGGCGGCAAGCGTCTGATTCAGACCATTCGGGGTGCCGGTTATATTCTGAGAAGCAACAGCTGA
- a CDS encoding sensor histidine kinase, which produces MSIRLRLTVWYSGILAVTLMLFSVAIYTFVYFNTYQELRNRLNDQISRIQVAVSMPDSEGHVDMAPSRKDYNRLLESGFRIKLGNYTDSSKDISYNGGFLEIPAANKIPDDLRQIDYNGRSYLVAYAGIPGAVGDDGSAQLLGVLIIAADMTDAHQLFDDLRVTLIVGSLATLFIAFTLGLFLARKSMAPIGKVIKAANQIQNGRDLSVRIDYDGPNDEIGQLISTVNGMLSRTETFYRDLAEAYTAQRRFVSDASHELRTPLTTIRGNVDLLQKAWNKKPHEAPHLDEESLKQLSMEAINDIADESKRMSRLINDMLSLARADAGQTIVKESLPAAELVEEVVRRAQFIPHRADWQPADTSSLQEYFIYGNKDYLQQMLFIFIENAFKYTPEGIVSLDTVLYEDQIGIRITDSGIGMDQEEVPHIFERFYRADESRGVTPGTGLGLSIAKWIIDEHEGSVEVITAKGKGTTFVIWLPLAAVPVESQSAASVPKPEEAMEIPEMIKEEKKPFIKDFRRKPSKSDKTDKSEKLD; this is translated from the coding sequence ATGTCAATACGCTTACGACTGACAGTATGGTACTCCGGCATATTAGCGGTGACATTGATGCTGTTCAGTGTTGCTATATATACTTTTGTTTATTTCAATACGTATCAGGAACTGCGCAACCGACTAAATGATCAGATCAGCCGTATCCAGGTAGCGGTCAGTATGCCGGATAGTGAAGGGCATGTAGATATGGCGCCTTCACGAAAGGATTATAATCGTCTGCTGGAGTCCGGTTTCCGGATTAAACTCGGAAATTATACAGACAGCAGCAAGGATATTTCCTATAACGGTGGATTTCTGGAGATACCAGCGGCCAACAAGATTCCGGATGATCTGAGACAGATTGATTATAATGGACGCTCCTATCTGGTCGCCTATGCCGGTATACCCGGTGCTGTCGGTGATGACGGCAGTGCCCAGCTGCTGGGTGTGCTTATTATCGCTGCCGATATGACAGATGCCCATCAGCTATTTGATGATTTGCGCGTCACACTCATTGTCGGCTCTCTCGCGACGCTGTTTATAGCTTTTACACTGGGTCTGTTCCTGGCGCGCAAATCGATGGCACCGATTGGCAAAGTAATCAAAGCTGCCAATCAGATTCAAAATGGCAGGGATCTGAGCGTTCGCATCGATTATGATGGTCCCAATGACGAGATCGGCCAGCTGATCAGTACAGTCAATGGCATGCTTAGCCGGACAGAAACCTTTTACCGGGATCTGGCAGAAGCCTACACGGCGCAGCGCAGATTCGTATCGGACGCCTCCCATGAGCTGCGTACACCACTGACTACGATTCGTGGCAACGTGGATTTATTGCAAAAAGCATGGAATAAAAAGCCGCATGAAGCCCCTCATCTGGATGAAGAGAGCCTCAAGCAGCTGTCGATGGAAGCGATCAATGATATTGCGGATGAATCCAAGCGGATGAGCCGGCTGATCAATGATATGCTGTCGCTTGCCCGGGCCGATGCCGGACAGACGATCGTCAAGGAAAGCCTGCCTGCAGCTGAACTCGTAGAAGAAGTAGTGCGGCGTGCACAGTTTATTCCTCACCGGGCGGACTGGCAGCCTGCCGATACATCCAGTCTGCAGGAATATTTTATTTATGGTAACAAAGATTATTTGCAGCAGATGCTGTTTATCTTTATTGAAAATGCGTTTAAATACACACCTGAAGGCATCGTGTCCCTGGATACTGTGTTATACGAAGATCAGATTGGTATTCGGATTACCGACTCTGGCATCGGAATGGATCAGGAAGAAGTGCCGCATATTTTTGAACGGTTCTACCGGGCAGATGAATCGCGTGGTGTTACACCGGGAACCGGACTGGGATTATCGATCGCCAAGTGGATTATTGATGAGCATGAAGGTTCTGTCGAAGTCATTACAGCCAAAGGCAAAGGAACTACATTTGTAATCTGGCTCCCGCTTGCTGCTGTTCCTGTAGAATCACAGAGCGCTGCTTCTGTGCCAAAGCCGGAAGAAGCAATGGAAATTCCGGAAATGATCAAGGAAGAAAAGAAACCATTTATCAAGGACTTTAGACGCAAACCATCCAAATCGGATAAAACCGACAAATCGGAAAAGCTGGACTAA
- a CDS encoding 4-hydroxy-3-methylbut-2-enyl diphosphate reductase gives MEIVKIAPRGYCYGVVDAMVIAQQAAQNLDLPRPIYILGMIVHNSHVTKAFEDQGIITLDGPNRVDILEQVESGTVIFTAHGVSPEVRRLAREKGLTTVDATCPDVTRTHDLIRDKTAEGYQVIYIGKKGHPEPEGAIGVAPDHVFLIEKEEEIEQLNISGERILITNQTTMSQWDIRIIMKKLLEKFPGAEVHNEICLATQVRQEAVAEQAGQAELVIVVGDPRSNNSNRLAQVSEQIAGVTAYRISDITELNLEWLKGKSRVAVTAGASTPTPITKEVISYLEQYDNNDPSTWEITRTVNPNRLLPPVREKKGRTTNQPVRHS, from the coding sequence ATGGAAATTGTGAAAATTGCGCCACGCGGATACTGTTACGGTGTCGTTGACGCTATGGTGATTGCACAGCAGGCTGCGCAGAATCTTGATCTGCCGCGACCGATTTATATACTGGGCATGATTGTACACAACAGTCATGTGACCAAAGCATTTGAAGACCAGGGTATTATTACACTGGATGGACCGAATCGTGTAGACATTCTGGAGCAGGTGGAGAGCGGTACCGTTATATTTACTGCTCATGGTGTATCTCCGGAAGTACGCCGTCTGGCACGCGAGAAAGGCTTGACGACAGTCGATGCGACCTGTCCGGACGTTACGCGTACCCATGACCTGATTCGTGACAAAACAGCTGAAGGCTATCAGGTGATCTATATCGGCAAAAAAGGCCATCCCGAGCCGGAAGGTGCGATTGGTGTAGCACCCGATCATGTATTCCTGATCGAAAAGGAAGAAGAAATCGAACAGCTGAATATTTCCGGTGAGCGTATTTTGATTACCAATCAGACTACGATGAGTCAGTGGGATATTCGTATTATTATGAAGAAACTGCTGGAGAAATTCCCGGGAGCCGAAGTGCATAACGAGATTTGTCTCGCTACCCAGGTTCGCCAGGAAGCAGTAGCCGAGCAAGCTGGACAAGCAGAGCTGGTTATTGTAGTCGGCGACCCGCGCAGCAATAACTCCAACCGTCTGGCTCAGGTGTCGGAGCAGATTGCGGGTGTAACAGCATACCGGATCTCCGATATTACCGAACTAAATCTGGAATGGCTCAAAGGCAAATCCCGTGTAGCGGTAACAGCCGGAGCATCCACACCGACGCCGATTACCAAAGAAGTCATCAGCTATCTTGAACAGTATGATAACAATGATCCATCGACCTGGGAGATTACACGTACAGTGAATCCGAATCGTCTGCTTCCACCAGTTCGTGAGAAAAAAGGCAGAACGACTAATCAACCTGTTCGTCATTCCTGA
- the aroF gene encoding 3-deoxy-7-phosphoheptulonate synthase, with amino-acid sequence MITIVSKQAAREQLNHIVEVIEQEGVQAHIAHAPDHTVVGMIGSIKPALVERLQQLPGVEKVEKVSKSYKLASREFHPENTVIQIGDVKIGGGELVVMGGPCAVESAEQIDEIARLVKAAGGQVLRGGAFKPRTGPYSFQGVGVEGLIMMAEAGKKHGLLTITEVMTPEYVDICAEYADILQVGTRNMQNFDLLRKLGEVRKPVLLKRGFSATYDELLNAAEYILAGGNPDVMLCERGIRTFESYTRNTLDLSAIPVLQHLSHLPVISDPSHGTGRRELVEPMTRASVAAGADGLIIEMHTDPDNSMTGDGVQSLFPDQFARLLRELEQLSPIIGKSFATPKAPAESFIPQLQQ; translated from the coding sequence ATGATTACTATCGTATCCAAACAGGCTGCACGCGAGCAGCTCAATCACATTGTTGAAGTTATCGAGCAGGAGGGGGTACAGGCACATATTGCCCATGCGCCGGATCATACGGTCGTTGGCATGATCGGCAGCATCAAGCCGGCTCTGGTAGAACGTCTGCAGCAGCTGCCAGGTGTAGAAAAAGTAGAAAAAGTGTCCAAATCCTACAAACTGGCCAGCCGCGAATTCCATCCGGAAAACACAGTGATTCAGATCGGTGATGTCAAAATTGGCGGCGGAGAGCTGGTCGTAATGGGCGGTCCGTGTGCCGTGGAATCGGCAGAACAAATCGACGAAATCGCGCGGCTTGTCAAAGCAGCAGGCGGTCAGGTACTACGCGGCGGAGCATTCAAGCCACGTACCGGTCCATACAGCTTCCAGGGAGTTGGTGTCGAAGGATTGATCATGATGGCTGAAGCAGGCAAAAAGCATGGACTGCTCACCATTACAGAAGTCATGACACCGGAATACGTGGATATTTGTGCCGAATACGCAGATATTCTGCAGGTAGGCACACGCAATATGCAGAATTTTGATCTGCTGCGCAAACTGGGAGAAGTACGTAAACCGGTGTTGCTCAAACGTGGATTTAGCGCTACCTATGACGAATTGCTGAATGCAGCCGAATACATTCTTGCCGGCGGCAATCCGGACGTTATGCTGTGCGAGCGTGGCATACGCACGTTTGAGTCCTACACCCGCAATACGCTGGATCTGTCGGCTATTCCTGTGCTGCAGCATCTCAGTCATCTGCCTGTTATTTCCGATCCAAGCCATGGCACAGGACGGCGCGAGCTGGTCGAGCCAATGACCCGTGCTTCGGTAGCTGCCGGCGCAGACGGACTGATTATCGAAATGCATACCGACCCGGATAATTCGATGACCGGAGACGGTGTACAGTCCCTGTTCCCGGATCAGTTTGCCCGTCTGCTGCGCGAGCTGGAGCAGCTGTCTCCGATTATCGGCAAAAGCTTCGCCACGCCAAAAGCACCTGCAGAATCATTTATTCCACAGCTGCAGCAGTAA
- the glnA gene encoding type I glutamate--ammonia ligase, which translates to MPVENVLKLAQENNIEWFDFRFVDLSGRAHHISLPATEVDEDTFVNGVAFDGSSIPGFRGIEESDMVMMPDPESVFVDPFTAHPTLNVMCNIYTPDGERYERDPRGIAEKAEEYLQSSGVGTAAFFAPESEFFIFDDVRYHSGMNESTYSVDSNEAFWNSNRAEEGGNMGFKIRKKGGYVPVAPVDSQQDIRSEMCRLLEEAGLKIERHHHEVATAGQAEINFRFDTLRCTADNLLKYKYIVHNTANQYGKTATFMPKPLFGDNGSGMHVHQSIFDGDTPLFYEKGAYANLSEMAMHYLGGILYHAPALIALTNPSTNSFKRLVPGYEAPVNLVFSKGNRSAAVRIPIASVTPKGCRIEFRTPDSTANPYLAFSAMLMAGLDGIKKKMDPRELGYGPFDKNIYELSDEDKAGIRSVPASLEEALDELEKNHEFLTEGGVFSKDFIANYIAFKRAEAKDVAIRVHPHEFSLYYDC; encoded by the coding sequence ATGCCGGTAGAAAATGTATTGAAACTCGCACAAGAAAACAATATTGAGTGGTTCGATTTCCGTTTTGTGGATTTGTCAGGTCGTGCACACCATATCTCTTTGCCAGCTACTGAAGTGGATGAGGATACGTTTGTAAATGGTGTAGCTTTTGATGGTTCTTCCATTCCGGGTTTCCGTGGAATCGAGGAATCGGATATGGTAATGATGCCAGATCCCGAGTCCGTATTCGTTGATCCGTTTACCGCTCACCCAACACTGAACGTTATGTGCAACATCTACACACCGGACGGAGAGCGCTATGAGCGTGACCCTCGCGGTATTGCCGAGAAAGCAGAAGAATATCTGCAATCCAGCGGTGTAGGTACGGCGGCGTTCTTTGCCCCTGAATCCGAATTTTTCATCTTTGACGATGTTCGTTATCATAGCGGAATGAATGAATCCACATACTCTGTGGACTCCAACGAAGCTTTCTGGAACAGCAACCGTGCTGAAGAAGGCGGCAATATGGGCTTCAAAATCCGTAAAAAAGGCGGATATGTACCGGTAGCTCCTGTAGATTCCCAGCAGGATATCCGCAGCGAAATGTGTCGCCTGCTTGAAGAAGCCGGCCTCAAAATCGAGCGTCATCACCACGAAGTAGCAACTGCCGGTCAGGCAGAAATCAACTTCCGTTTTGATACGCTGCGCTGCACAGCAGACAACCTGCTGAAATACAAATACATCGTGCACAACACTGCAAACCAATACGGCAAAACAGCAACATTCATGCCAAAACCGCTGTTTGGCGACAATGGTAGCGGAATGCACGTTCACCAATCGATCTTCGATGGTGACACACCGCTGTTCTACGAAAAAGGTGCCTATGCCAACCTAAGTGAAATGGCAATGCACTACCTGGGCGGTATTCTGTACCATGCTCCAGCGCTGATCGCTCTGACCAACCCGAGCACGAACTCTTTCAAACGTCTGGTTCCTGGTTACGAAGCACCGGTTAACCTGGTATTCTCCAAAGGTAACCGTTCTGCAGCAGTTCGTATTCCTATCGCATCCGTGACACCAAAAGGCTGTCGTATCGAGTTCCGTACACCGGACTCTACAGCTAACCCTTATCTGGCATTCTCCGCAATGCTGATGGCTGGTCTGGATGGAATCAAAAAGAAAATGGACCCTCGTGAACTGGGCTATGGACCTTTTGACAAAAACATCTATGAACTGTCTGACGAAGACAAAGCAGGCATCCGCAGTGTACCGGCTTCCCTCGAAGAAGCACTGGACGAGCTGGAGAAAAATCACGAATTCCTGACAGAAGGCGGCGTATTCTCCAAAGACTTTATCGCCAACTATATTGCATTCAAACGTGCTGAAGCCAAAGATGTAGCTATTCGCGTACATCCGCACGAGTTCAGCCTGTACTACGACTGCTAA
- the serC gene encoding 3-phosphoserine/phosphohydroxythreonine transaminase: protein MTKRAYNFNAGPAALPLEVLERAQKEFVDYQGNGMSIMEMSHRGAVYEAVHNEAQQRLLSLLGNPEGYKVLFLQGGASTQFAMLPLNLLGEGQVASYVATGSWADKAISEAKLIGEAHVAASSEAQDFMQIPALEDIQIPDNAAYLHVTSNETIGGIQYKEFPDTGNVPLIVDMSSDILSRPLDMSQFGMIYAGAQKNLGPSGVTVVVAREELLANSPKSIPTIMRYSTYLKNNSLYNTPPSFAIYMVNEVLKWIEEQGGLEGVARNNERKAALIYDAIDQSGGFYKGAAEVSSRSNMNITFRLSSEELDKAFAKASEQAGFVGLKGHRSVGGLRASIYNAVPYESCEALVEFMKDFQAKNS, encoded by the coding sequence ATGACCAAGAGAGCTTATAATTTTAATGCCGGCCCGGCAGCATTGCCGCTGGAAGTGCTGGAGCGTGCCCAGAAGGAATTTGTAGACTATCAGGGTAACGGAATGTCTATTATGGAGATGTCGCACCGTGGTGCCGTCTACGAAGCTGTACATAATGAAGCACAGCAGCGTCTGTTATCCCTGTTGGGTAATCCGGAAGGATATAAGGTTCTGTTCCTGCAGGGTGGAGCAAGTACACAATTTGCTATGCTGCCCCTCAACCTGCTGGGTGAAGGCCAGGTAGCCAGTTATGTAGCGACTGGCAGCTGGGCAGATAAAGCGATCAGTGAAGCCAAGCTGATTGGTGAGGCGCACGTAGCAGCTTCCTCCGAAGCGCAGGACTTCATGCAGATTCCTGCGCTGGAAGATATCCAGATCCCTGACAATGCAGCATACCTGCACGTGACTTCCAACGAGACGATTGGTGGTATCCAGTACAAAGAATTCCCAGATACCGGTAATGTTCCACTCATTGTAGATATGTCTAGTGATATTCTGAGCCGTCCGCTGGATATGAGCCAGTTTGGCATGATCTATGCCGGCGCACAGAAAAATCTGGGTCCATCCGGAGTAACAGTAGTCGTAGCGCGTGAAGAGCTTCTTGCCAATTCGCCAAAAAGTATTCCGACCATTATGCGCTACAGCACCTATCTGAAAAATAATTCCCTCTATAATACACCGCCTTCATTTGCTATCTATATGGTGAATGAAGTGCTCAAATGGATCGAAGAGCAGGGTGGGCTCGAAGGTGTAGCCCGTAATAACGAACGCAAAGCTGCTTTGATCTATGATGCAATTGATCAAAGCGGAGGCTTCTATAAAGGTGCTGCCGAAGTATCCAGCCGCTCCAATATGAATATCACATTCCGATTGTCTTCCGAAGAACTGGACAAAGCATTTGCTAAAGCTTCCGAGCAGGCTGGATTTGTCGGTCTCAAAGGCCATCGAAGTGTTGGAGGATTGCGTGCATCCATTTATAATGCGGTTCCTTATGAGAGCTGTGAAGCACTGGTCGAATTTATGAAGGATTTCCAGGCGAAAAATAGCTAA
- the trmL gene encoding tRNA (uridine(34)/cytosine(34)/5-carboxymethylaminomethyluridine(34)-2'-O)-methyltransferase TrmL encodes MALHIVLVEPEIPANTGNIARTCAATGIYLHLVRPLGFRTDDATLKRAGLDYWHAVNIEYHDSFEEVQKSYKEHRFFYATTKAKNRYSDFKFQDGDFFVFGKETKGLPPELIAANPETAMKMPMTDNVRSLNLSNSAAIIVYEALRQLDFPGMK; translated from the coding sequence ATGGCACTACACATCGTATTGGTGGAACCAGAGATACCAGCTAACACCGGAAATATTGCCAGAACATGCGCAGCTACAGGAATTTACCTGCATCTTGTACGTCCTTTAGGCTTCAGAACAGACGATGCTACTCTAAAAAGAGCAGGACTCGATTACTGGCATGCTGTCAATATTGAGTATCATGACTCATTCGAAGAAGTACAAAAGTCCTATAAAGAACATCGCTTTTTCTATGCAACTACAAAAGCTAAAAACAGATATTCTGATTTTAAGTTTCAAGATGGTGACTTTTTCGTGTTTGGCAAAGAAACCAAGGGTTTACCGCCCGAGCTGATTGCAGCTAATCCCGAGACTGCCATGAAAATGCCGATGACTGATAATGTACGCTCGCTCAATCTTTCTAATTCAGCAGCTATTATCGTGTATGAGGCGCTTCGTCAACTGGATTTCCCAGGGATGAAATAA
- a CDS encoding AbrB/MazE/SpoVT family DNA-binding domain-containing protein, which produces MKPAGVVRKVDQLGRIVLPKSLRKRYQMNEGDPVEILVQGDHIILERYRPKCVFCGSMEEVSEFKERYICAQCVTEMNLIPKNA; this is translated from the coding sequence ATGAAACCGGCAGGCGTTGTACGTAAAGTAGATCAATTGGGAAGAATCGTATTACCAAAATCGTTGCGCAAAAGATATCAAATGAATGAAGGAGATCCTGTAGAAATTCTCGTTCAGGGTGACCATATCATTTTGGAGAGATACCGTCCGAAATGTGTATTCTGTGGTTCGATGGAAGAAGTTAGTGAGTTCAAGGAACGTTATATCTGTGCACAATGCGTAACAGAAATGAATTTGATTCCCAAAAATGCCTAA